In Cryptomeria japonica chromosome 10, Sugi_1.0, whole genome shotgun sequence, a genomic segment contains:
- the LOC131859008 gene encoding uncharacterized protein LOC131859008, with protein sequence MPLNNATDTKILGLLEDLVTRFGSPKTIILDNASEFMGSRVTHFSLDHDIFLKTSSNCYLLGNGLAESTNKNLIKLIKRKGAEHKRKWHKHLQNTLWVDHITSKQILKISPYELVYGKEAQFLIYIKILALQLLKSLELEENDPMEVRLAELQELQEKNEKAFNSLNNRQRIVEKWFDKKSSNSGFKCGDLVVKYNEWGAKPGQHARFDSSWEGSFRIYDYKEFNA encoded by the coding sequence ATGCCCCTAAACAATGCAACAGATACAAAGATTCTAGGACTTCTAGAAGATCTTGTGACTAGATTTGGTTCCCCAAAGACTATTATTTTAGACAACGCTAGCGAATTTATGGGCTCCCGAGTCACACATTTTTCCCTTGATCATGATATATTCCTAAAAACATCTTCTAATTGTTATCTGCTAGGGAATGGTCTAGCAGAGTCAACAAATAAGAACTTGATCAAACTCATTAAGAGGAAAGGGGCGGAGCACAAAAGAAAATGGCATAAGCACTTGCAAAATACGCTCTGGGTAGACCATATAACCTCCAAGCAAATATTGAAGATCTCCCCATATGAGCTAGTTTATGGAAAAGAGGCCCAATTTTTGATTTACATCAAAATCCTAGCCCTGCAATTGCTCAAGTCACTAGAATTGGAGGAGAACGATCCTATGGAGGTCCGTTTGGCAGAGCTTCAAGAATTACAAGAAAAAAATGAGAAAGCCTTTAATTCTTTAAATAACAGACAACGGATTGTCGAGAAATGGTTTGACAAGAAGAGCTCAAACTCTGGTTTCAAGTGTGGGGATCTTGTTGTAAAATACAATGAGTGGGGTGCCAAGCCAGGCCAACATGCAAGGTTCGATAGCTCATGGGAAGGCTCTTTCCGCATCTATGACTATAAGGAATTTAATGCTTAA